The genomic segment taataaatatttctaAAAATCAAAATCGAAAAAAAGATGAAAACCCGCAGCTCGGGTACTCAAGTGTTAGACAACTAATTGctcgaactcgaactcgaactcgaCTCGAGAGGGTTCTTAAGCCACTCGAACGGTAAAAAAATACCGGAGCTCAAGTTAACTCCTCATTGGCATGCATGAACAAATAGGTCGAAAGTAGAAAGGACAAAACAATACCCTCTCCGCAATGCTACGAGGATGAGTAGCGCAGCCGCGCTTCGCACGGATCTTGCACGGAACTGAATCCTGTGGGATATTGTGCATTAGCTTCTCCATTTGTGTCATCTCCATTCCTCCTTGTCCCATGCtaaactgaaactgaattcaCATGCAACATATTACACACGGAAAACAGGTCGCCCTCGACCGAGCTATCGTATAATATTATAACTATATACCTGATTTTCCATGCTATCTAGCCCGCCGAGAAGGTCACCCCCGCCGACGATCTTATTTCGTTTGTTCGGTGCCACAGAGAACATGACCGAGGAGTTCGTTTCATCCCATGTCGACGTCCCCATCCCGAACCCGGCGACACTTCCATACGAATGAGAGGTATTTCTTTTCCCGTTTTGTGTTCTCATTTCATCACCAACAGTGCTCTCGTTTTCTTCGGAGATATAAGAAAAAGAGCCGTCTTGTCCGGTGAAGCTGAGCTGAGAATTCAACCTTGATAGATTGTCAGAGTTATTGTAGTTTCCCATCCCTCTTGTAACTGAGAATCCTCCTATATTATTTACccatgtaaaataaataaataatgagaTTTCTTGAAAGTGATCATATATACTATCAATGCACACTTATTGAAGTGACACTCATCATGCACATCGTACATACCGATGAAGTGACACTCATCGTGCAAACTTATGTAAATACCGATGAAGTGACACTCATCTATTGAATTGAAATGTATCAAAATTGTACATCAAATAGATGCATGACACTTAATTGATGCTCACATAAATGTGTAcgatatgtgtgtgtgtgtatatatatatatatatgaacgtTCATCGTGCACACTTATGTGAATACCGATTAAGTGACACTCATATATTGAATGTAATGAAAAAACGTATCAAAATTGCACATTAAATAGGTGAATGCCACTTAATTGATGCTCACATAAGTGTGTACGATAGATATGtaatatatcaaaactatatatatatatatatatatatatatatatatatatatatatatatatatatatcacgaaCAAATTTACAAGATTTTTTACTaaaaatgtaattattaaatatattaatatgaaATCTTACAGCTGGACCAGCATCAGGAAATATGCAAACAATTCAATATTAGTGATCAGGCCAAGTCATGTTAATTTGTTCTTGAAACATAAATGCACCATTATTTtctttggaaaaaaaattataaatcaaagCCATGGCATGGTATAAATGTTTCACATTCATCTTGTGCCTTGTTAACTGTTACAtacaaaattcaagaaaatttgcaATTTTGGTTACGTAAATTTGTTTTTATGCAGttttagtcttttttttttccgcCATAAATCGCTCACATCACATGTTCGATATCACTTTATCAATTCCTATCCAATAAAAATTATCCgatcaaatttaaaaaaaaaacaaatatatccgatcaaaattacaatcttcCATAACATTTATATAttgtttttaatattaattttacgCCACATGCAAGTCACATCCCACGTACCCACATGTTTAATTTGCAGTAAATTTTGGAATTCGAGTGGGTGGAATGGAGTGCATGCACCTTCACAAATATTCATtgaatcttaaaaaaaatttaaaaaaaattaatgggcccaaattatttattatttaaacgaTCAACTTGCTTAGTGGGGACTTTGTATATTCACCGCAAAAATACAAAGAAACTTTAAAAGGATAGATTGAGGGtatttttgtaatttaatattatatcaaATGGTACTTACATTTTTCTACtccaatttaaaattttcaattttttttttcaaaaataaatcagttggttatatcgattttctttttttcattttcaactATTCTTATTAAAAACCAGTTGAATGAACGAGAATGTCGAAAGTTTAGTAagaagtctcttgtgagatgatttcacgaatttttatatgttagatcggtcaactctatcgatattcacaataaaaataatgctcttagcataaaaaataatatttttttatggataatccaaataaaatattcgtctcataaaatatgacccgtacatgtttttgccaaaatttggtgcaaacaaatatatttttacaattaattgaatttaatttttttaataaaaatttaaaatcaatctcattgCATGGTTCTTGCACTAAAGTTGAATTtgatactattttttttttaaaaaaaggaaagaaaattaaaCAATAAATATTAATGGCAATCAAAAGTTAAAACAATTCTTCTAACAACCAgcaaatattaattatataatatgcaAGGCTAAAACCGTCATTTCAAGTATCAATGTATAAAGTTGACCGCCCAAAGAATCAGACATTATAAAATTTCCACGAGACAACCAATGAAAATTCAACAAAAGAAGTCAACATACCGGAATCCCCCACCGCCGCCGCAATCTGGTTGAGAAACCCCGCCGGAGAGCTACTATGCCGCACCAGAGAAGGAGAAGGGGAAGCTCCGCCGGAGCTGCCAACTCCGACGACACCAAACCCGTACGCCCGCTGTAACCCAATCGTACTGTTGGCTTTACTGGGCGGCGGCTCCTCTCTAAAACTGTCTGTCTGGATTCTCGCGGCGGAGAGGTGAGAGTTTCCGGAGAATTCTGTTGTGGCAGCGACGGCTGAATCCACGGAGGCAGCCAGGAGGGAGCTGGGTGCAGAACCATAGCGCATGAGTCCTCCTCCTCCGCCGCCGCCGGAGGAGGCGAGGCCCATGGAGCCTTGCGAGGAAGACGAAGTGGAGGAAGGATACATATGCGTGGGTATCATGATAGAGACAATGTAACTTCAAGTTTGTGGAGAGACTTTGGACTGCGTACTGATCTTATCACATTACCACTTGTACGTGTCACAAATATGACATTATTTTAAAGAGTGGGTTTCATGTtaaaccgtctcacggatcttaatctgtgaaatgagtcaaccctaccgatattcacgataaaaagtaaaGTAGATCTCATaggagaccgtctcacggatcttaatctgtgagacgggtcaaccctatccatatttacaataaaaagtaatactctcttagcataaaaagtaatacttttttcctggatgacccaaataaaagatctgtctcacaaatacgatccgtgataccgtctcacacaagttattgcctaaaaagtaatactcttaacataaaaaataataatttttcatggataactcaaataataaatccgtctcacaaatacgattcgtgagaccatctcacataagttttacTACTTTGAAATATaaactttattattattattattattattttttttttattttttttttttttttttgtgtttcaaTTGATACGTTTATATATCCTAGGTACAAGTACCTCAAAATTTTGAGGTGTATTCCCAAGTGTTTATGTGATAAATGATAAATATTGTTAGGTGTTTGTCCAATTTTGTATGAAGTAAATGGTaaattttgtttataatttaaaaatgataaatatgtattcatatttgtatatatttaatTGTATGagcttatttttttaaaataaatgggtGACAATTAAAAAGATGTAAAGTTGTAAACAAAACTaaaacagttttttttttttttttttttttggtaaaataataTAAGAAACAATATATATTGTGAGTTTTTAAACCAATAAACAAGTTTGATTTATTTGTGTAAGAAAAGTTATAGATGCTAAATATAGGGAGCAAAAATAATAGTATAATAGATATGAAAAAGCATAGgagtttaatttaaatatatctgTACATGAATTATAAATTGGTGTAAAATGATATATTAAATgtagcaatatatatatatatatatatatatatatatatatatatatatatatatatatatatatatatatatatatatatatatatatatgtagtagcccgaatcccaaattgggtaattaacggattattggtgattaagaa from the Primulina eburnea isolate SZY01 chromosome 3, ASM2296580v1, whole genome shotgun sequence genome contains:
- the LOC140827753 gene encoding transcription factor bHLH128-like — translated: MIPTHMYPSSTSSSSQGSMGLASSGGGGGGGLMRYGSAPSSLLAASVDSAVAATTEFSGNSHLSAARIQTDSFREEPPPSKANSTIGLQRAYGFGVVGVGSSGGASPSPSLVRHSSSPAGFLNQIAAAVGDSGGFSVTRGMGNYNNSDNLSRLNSQLSFTGQDGSFSYISEENESTVGDEMRTQNGKRNTSHSYGSVAGFGMGTSTWDETNSSVMFSVAPNKRNKIVGGGDLLGGLDSMENQFQFSMGQGGMEMTQMEKLMHNIPQDSVPCKIRAKRGCATHPRSIAERERRTKISGKLKKLQILVPNMDKQTSYSDMLDLAVQHIKSLQNQVQKLHQELEDCTCGCKTKDL